The Polymorphobacter megasporae genome window below encodes:
- a CDS encoding ShlB/FhaC/HecB family hemolysin secretion/activation protein, whose product MSAIAAGAMLVAPFVTALPLSAQIIGSGGAMPAPGLINGGLPTSQEVRRQPETPPPAAAAVTVRARGAVAAGPCPTAIATSALSAPLVAIDFTGPGSAELDPRVRAALGGVGSGLDGSPRPIRAICDIRDAANAALARAHFVATVRVPEQTIAGHLHLEVITAKIVALRVRGDPGRSAKRIAALLERLQKLDPLNEIDAERILLLAGDIPGVAVTLELRPAPSGKLGEVVGEVAVERTRGALFFNAQNYGSTQIGRYSGLVRGELYGLTGLADRTFLGVFTTGDFKEQQVVQVGHDFEPFAKSPLRIGGQFTYAWTKPTLASSGVGLNLESRSLLGTLSGSYPLIRRANRNLRVDGGFDFIEQRTRSNGSPINTDKLRELYLQANGDAVARSTGGLAPLWRIAGGVEVRKDINVFGATRLGQTSGGAIPTRFEGDPQAFIARANAVIEGRIRFCPQSPFAATVSVDARGQYADHPLLAFDELAVGNLTIGRGYDPGATSGDRAYGAATEFRIGKPQPLSRNDLAYEAVGFYDVIHIRNLDSNQFEANRTLHSVGGGVRATWGSHGRVDVLYAKPLDKGLAIDTVKPPARVLVSLTIRALPWR is encoded by the coding sequence GTGTCGGCCATCGCGGCCGGTGCGATGCTCGTGGCTCCCTTCGTCACCGCTCTGCCGCTATCCGCCCAGATCATCGGCTCGGGCGGAGCGATGCCAGCCCCCGGACTGATCAACGGCGGGCTGCCGACCTCGCAGGAAGTCCGTCGCCAACCCGAAACGCCGCCCCCCGCTGCCGCGGCGGTCACCGTCCGCGCCCGGGGTGCGGTCGCCGCCGGGCCGTGCCCCACTGCGATTGCAACATCGGCGCTGTCGGCCCCGCTGGTCGCGATCGATTTTACCGGACCGGGTAGCGCCGAGCTCGACCCTCGAGTCCGTGCCGCGCTCGGCGGGGTCGGCAGCGGGCTCGACGGTAGCCCGCGACCGATCCGGGCGATCTGCGATATTCGCGATGCGGCAAACGCCGCGCTTGCCCGCGCGCACTTTGTCGCGACGGTCCGCGTTCCCGAACAGACGATCGCCGGGCACCTCCACCTCGAGGTCATCACCGCAAAGATCGTTGCCCTGCGCGTGCGCGGCGATCCGGGCCGGTCGGCGAAGCGGATCGCGGCGCTGCTCGAGCGGCTGCAAAAGCTCGATCCGCTCAACGAGATCGATGCCGAACGCATCCTGCTCCTCGCCGGTGACATCCCCGGCGTCGCGGTCACCCTCGAACTGCGGCCCGCGCCGTCGGGCAAACTCGGCGAGGTCGTCGGGGAGGTCGCGGTCGAACGCACGCGTGGGGCGCTGTTCTTCAATGCGCAGAACTATGGGTCGACGCAGATCGGGCGCTATTCGGGGCTGGTTCGCGGCGAGCTTTACGGGCTGACCGGGCTGGCCGACCGGACCTTCCTCGGCGTGTTCACCACCGGCGACTTCAAGGAGCAGCAGGTCGTTCAGGTCGGGCACGACTTCGAGCCGTTCGCCAAGTCGCCGCTGCGGATCGGCGGCCAGTTCACCTATGCGTGGACCAAGCCGACGCTGGCGAGCTCGGGGGTCGGTCTCAACCTTGAATCGCGATCGTTGCTCGGGACGCTGTCGGGATCGTATCCGCTGATCCGTCGCGCCAATCGTAATCTCCGCGTCGACGGCGGTTTCGACTTCATCGAACAGCGGACCCGGTCGAACGGCAGCCCGATCAACACCGATAAACTTCGCGAGCTGTATCTCCAGGCCAATGGCGACGCCGTGGCGCGGTCGACCGGCGGTCTAGCTCCGCTCTGGCGCATCGCGGGCGGCGTCGAGGTTCGCAAGGACATCAACGTCTTCGGCGCGACCCGGCTCGGTCAGACATCGGGCGGCGCGATTCCGACGCGTTTCGAAGGTGATCCGCAGGCATTCATCGCTCGCGCCAATGCGGTGATCGAGGGCCGGATCCGCTTCTGCCCGCAGTCGCCATTCGCCGCGACGGTGTCGGTCGATGCGCGCGGCCAATACGCCGACCACCCATTGCTCGCGTTCGACGAGCTCGCGGTCGGTAATCTGACAATCGGGCGCGGCTATGATCCCGGCGCGACTTCGGGCGACCGGGCTTACGGGGCGGCGACCGAATTCCGCATCGGCAAGCCGCAGCCGCTGTCGCGCAACGATCTCGCGTACGAGGCGGTCGGCTTCTACGACGTCATCCACATCCGCAACCTCGATTCGAACCAGTTCGAGGCGAATCGCACGCTTCACAGCGTCGGCGGCGGGGTCCGCGCGACCTGGGGCAGTCATGGCCGGGTCGATGTGCTGTACGCCAAGCCGCTCGACAAGGGGCTGGCGATCGACACGGTCAAGCCGCCCGCGCGCGTGCTCGTGTCGCTGACCATCCGCGCGCTCCCATGGCGTTGA
- a CDS encoding OmpA family protein: protein MRTFLAFAAAGLMGLGAVSVHAQDVEGLAKSLAAKPKPEEPTCPKKLPDGSCPDTVETRQMRLPGAASAGTAMSNAASSMSRAIRADISMTFVKGSADLTAAAKATLDRFAKSLVAVGSYRPFTVEGHTDSSGPHDVNMALSQARAQSVVNYLSSNGVDKGRMTAKGFGSDKTLKGHSPEDAANRRVEVSA from the coding sequence GTGCGGACGTTTCTCGCATTCGCCGCTGCCGGCCTGATGGGCTTGGGCGCGGTTTCCGTTCACGCGCAGGATGTCGAAGGCCTGGCCAAGAGCCTCGCCGCAAAGCCGAAGCCCGAAGAGCCGACTTGCCCGAAAAAGCTTCCCGACGGCTCGTGCCCCGATACGGTCGAGACTCGCCAGATGCGCCTGCCGGGCGCAGCCTCGGCCGGCACCGCGATGTCGAACGCCGCGAGCAGCATGTCACGCGCGATCCGCGCCGATATCAGCATGACCTTCGTCAAGGGCTCGGCCGATCTCACCGCCGCCGCCAAGGCGACGCTCGATCGTTTCGCCAAGAGCCTTGTTGCCGTCGGCAGCTACCGCCCGTTCACCGTCGAAGGCCACACCGACAGCTCGGGCCCGCACGACGTCAACATGGCGCTCAGCCAGGCGCGCGCGCAATCGGTCGTCAACTATCTGTCGAGCAATGGCGTCGACAAAGGCCGCATGACCGCGAAGGGCTTTGGCTCCGACAAGACGCTCAAGGGCCATTCGCCCGAAGACGCCGCCAATCGCCGAGTCGAAGTTAGCGCTTAG
- a CDS encoding YjbE family putative metal transport protein (Members of this highly hydrophobic protein family,regularly are found preceded by the yybP-ykoY manganese riboswitch (see RF00080). A metal cation transport function is proposed.), with protein sequence MEFFADVFTAGGLAALGQVIMIDLMLAGDNVVILGTLAAGLPAAERKRVLTLGVGIALVCLVGFAFLAVRLLDVVGLRLAGGLLLLWVGWKLFRELRGERAPAAAETGAVAVKPAKSFARAAIQVAIADLSMSLDNVLAVAGAARNHPAVLFFGLALSVTLMAVAANYIARIIERHHWIAYAGLAVIVYVAGSMIVDGGRQMMPLIG encoded by the coding sequence ATGGAATTCTTCGCCGACGTCTTCACCGCCGGCGGGCTCGCCGCACTCGGCCAGGTCATCATGATCGACCTGATGCTGGCGGGCGACAATGTCGTGATCCTCGGCACGCTCGCAGCGGGGCTTCCCGCCGCCGAACGCAAGCGCGTCCTCACGCTCGGCGTCGGCATCGCGCTCGTCTGCCTCGTTGGGTTCGCCTTTCTTGCAGTGCGGCTGCTCGACGTCGTCGGGTTGCGGCTGGCGGGCGGACTGCTGTTGCTCTGGGTCGGGTGGAAGCTGTTTCGCGAACTTCGCGGCGAGCGGGCTCCCGCCGCAGCGGAGACTGGCGCCGTCGCGGTCAAGCCCGCGAAAAGCTTTGCCCGCGCCGCAATCCAGGTTGCGATCGCCGACCTGTCGATGAGCCTCGACAATGTCCTCGCGGTCGCAGGTGCGGCGCGCAATCATCCCGCAGTGCTGTTCTTCGGCCTTGCCCTGTCGGTGACGCTGATGGCGGTTGCGGCGAACTACATTGCGCGCATCATCGAGCGTCATCACTGGATCGCCTATGCCGGGCTCGCGGTGATTGTTTATGTCGCGGGCTCGATGATCGTCGACGGCGGCCGTCAAATGATGCCGCTGATTGGCTAA
- a CDS encoding YceD family protein — protein sequence MTPEFSRIIRAHDVGTSPRREAIEAKPLERIALATRFDLLTLDRLTADLTIVRDAGGIRVTGSFDAAGEQACVVSAEPVAFTLAELVDLRFSDDVPEGDEIELGDSDLDVVPLDGDHLDLGEAIAQSLGLALDPYPRAPAEIRAAAERLLTTEAEAEAIAAADKARANPFAMLRPPK from the coding sequence GTGACCCCCGAATTCTCGCGGATCATCCGGGCGCACGACGTCGGCACAAGCCCGCGCCGCGAGGCGATCGAGGCGAAGCCGCTCGAGCGCATCGCGCTCGCCACCCGCTTCGACCTGCTGACGCTCGACCGGCTGACCGCCGACCTGACGATCGTCCGCGACGCCGGCGGCATCCGCGTCACCGGCAGCTTCGATGCGGCGGGCGAACAGGCGTGCGTCGTCTCGGCCGAGCCGGTCGCCTTCACGCTCGCCGAGCTGGTCGACCTCCGCTTCAGCGATGACGTCCCCGAAGGCGACGAGATCGAATTGGGCGACTCCGACCTCGACGTCGTCCCGCTCGACGGTGATCACCTCGATCTGGGCGAAGCGATCGCCCAGTCGCTTGGTCTCGCGCTCGATCCGTATCCGCGCGCGCCCGCCGAGATCCGCGCCGCTGCCGAGCGCCTGCTGACGACCGAGGCCGAGGCCGAGGCGATCGCGGCGGCGGACAAGGCGCGCGCCAACCCGTTTGCCATGTTGCGTCCGCCCAAGTAA
- a CDS encoding ubiquinol-cytochrome C chaperone family protein, whose protein sequence is MTFFDRLFRSARTAPPGDALYRAIVAEARSPDWYLAGAVPDTVDGRFDAVALGLALVLLRLEREGEGQRQFSADLTERFIADMDGSLRELGIGDPTVGKQVGKMVSALGGRLGAYRDALAGGEALEIALARNLYRGAPVDPAAVDWAGRRVRALAARIDAVPLDALVGGRL, encoded by the coding sequence ATGACCTTTTTCGACCGCCTGTTTCGCTCTGCCCGCACCGCTCCGCCGGGCGACGCACTGTACCGCGCGATCGTCGCCGAGGCACGGTCCCCCGACTGGTATCTGGCCGGAGCTGTACCCGATACGGTCGACGGGCGCTTCGATGCGGTCGCACTTGGTCTGGCGTTGGTCCTGCTGCGGCTGGAGCGCGAGGGGGAGGGGCAAAGACAGTTTTCGGCCGATCTGACCGAGCGCTTCATCGCCGATATGGACGGGTCGCTGCGTGAGCTCGGCATCGGCGATCCGACCGTCGGCAAGCAGGTCGGCAAGATGGTGTCGGCGCTCGGCGGCCGGCTCGGAGCGTATCGCGATGCACTCGCCGGCGGCGAAGCGCTTGAAATTGCACTCGCACGCAACCTGTATCGCGGTGCCCCGGTCGATCCGGCGGCGGTCGACTGGGCGGGTCGACGGGTGCGGGCGCTGGCGGCGCGGATCGATGCAGTGCCGCTCGACGCGCTCGTCGGGGGCCGCCTGTGA
- a CDS encoding outer membrane protein assembly factor BamE, with protein MRFTFPIAATIAAALLVTSGCSTIKQNQGYIVDEALVTSVQPGVDNKDSVQKTLGRPTFAAQFDAGEWYYISRNTRQIAFLYPKAQSQGIIKISFDPRGNVTKIERRGLEEVVNVRPLREKTPTLGRNTGIFEDIFGGVGAFGSANTPTDSAGGTSTGRDGPK; from the coding sequence ATGCGTTTCACGTTTCCGATCGCGGCCACGATCGCCGCGGCGTTGCTGGTGACTTCGGGCTGTTCGACGATCAAGCAGAACCAAGGCTATATCGTCGACGAGGCGCTGGTGACGTCGGTCCAGCCGGGCGTCGACAATAAGGATTCGGTGCAGAAGACACTCGGGCGTCCGACCTTTGCGGCGCAGTTCGACGCGGGCGAATGGTATTACATCTCGCGCAACACCCGCCAGATCGCGTTCCTGTACCCAAAGGCGCAGTCGCAGGGCATCATCAAGATTAGCTTCGACCCACGCGGCAACGTCACCAAGATCGAGCGCCGCGGGCTCGAGGAGGTCGTCAACGTTCGCCCGCTCCGCGAGAAGACCCCGACCCTCGGGCGCAACACCGGCATCTTCGAGGATATCTTCGGTGGCGTCGGCGCGTTCGGCAGCGCCAACACCCCGACGGATTCGGCAGGCGGTACCTCGACCGGACGCGACGGGCCGAAGTAG
- the thiL gene encoding thiamine-phosphate kinase has protein sequence MRERDLIARLLAPLATSSTARGLADDAAVFSPPIGRDLVFTHDILASGVHYLPGDNSSDVAWKLLAVNLSDLAAMGARPAGVLLGLGLSAAEDEAWVTGFAAGLKRAMDRWGVPLWGGDTVSGLAAAVLGLTAIGQVEPGQALARSGANPGDTLWVSGTIGDAGLGLAIATGEAAPDKFLLDRYRRPEPRLALGQLLVGQATAAMDVSDGLLIDAERLASASGVAITIDLALLPVSPAAAARTARDDAGLAGLASAGDDYELLFTLPPSLTMPGATLVGSVGEGEGLIVLGLDGQPYVPSKLGYEH, from the coding sequence GTGCGTGAGCGCGACCTGATTGCGCGGCTGCTCGCGCCGCTGGCGACGAGCAGCACAGCGCGCGGTCTCGCCGACGACGCGGCGGTATTCAGTCCGCCGATCGGGCGCGACCTCGTCTTCACCCACGATATCCTCGCGAGCGGGGTTCACTATCTTCCCGGCGACAATTCCAGCGACGTCGCGTGGAAGCTGCTCGCGGTAAATCTGTCCGACCTCGCGGCGATGGGCGCGCGCCCGGCGGGGGTGCTGCTCGGCCTCGGGCTGAGCGCGGCAGAGGACGAGGCGTGGGTCACTGGATTCGCCGCCGGGCTGAAGCGGGCGATGGACCGCTGGGGCGTTCCCTTGTGGGGCGGCGACACGGTGTCGGGGCTCGCGGCGGCAGTGCTCGGGCTGACCGCCATCGGGCAGGTCGAGCCGGGGCAGGCTTTGGCGCGCAGCGGTGCTAATCCGGGCGATACCTTGTGGGTTAGCGGGACGATCGGCGACGCCGGACTCGGGCTAGCGATCGCCACGGGCGAGGCGGCTCCCGATAAGTTTCTGCTCGACCGCTACCGCCGCCCCGAACCGAGGCTGGCGTTAGGCCAATTGCTGGTCGGGCAAGCGACGGCAGCGATGGATGTGTCCGATGGCCTGCTCATCGATGCCGAGCGCCTTGCGTCGGCCAGCGGCGTCGCAATCACTATCGACCTCGCGCTATTGCCGGTTTCTCCCGCCGCCGCCGCACGCACCGCCCGCGACGATGCCGGGCTAGCGGGGCTGGCGAGCGCGGGAGACGATTACGAGCTGCTGTTCACCCTGCCGCCGAGCTTGACGATGCCCGGTGCGACGCTCGTCGGGTCGGTCGGCGAAGGGGAGGGGCTGATCGTGCTCGGCCTCGACGGACAGCCGTATGTGCCGTCGAAGCTAGGCTACGAACACTAA
- the nusB gene encoding transcription antitermination factor NusB, whose translation MAQTKMKKARVGNARSAARLAAVQALYQRDMTGGTVPGLLTEFHNYRLGATIGDEQYRPADSAFFDDLVAGATVRGSEIDALISANLADGWALDRLDKPMRGLLRAGVYELIARIDVPVATIIDEYMDVAHAFYDPREAKFVNGLLDAVARSVRSSATTGA comes from the coding sequence ATGGCACAGACGAAGATGAAGAAGGCGCGGGTCGGTAACGCCCGTTCGGCGGCGCGATTGGCGGCAGTGCAGGCGCTTTATCAGCGCGATATGACCGGCGGGACGGTGCCGGGCCTCCTGACCGAATTCCACAATTACCGGCTCGGTGCGACGATCGGCGACGAGCAATATCGTCCTGCGGATTCGGCGTTCTTCGACGACCTGGTCGCCGGCGCGACTGTCCGCGGGAGCGAGATCGACGCGCTGATTTCAGCGAACCTCGCCGACGGCTGGGCGCTCGACCGCCTCGACAAGCCGATGCGCGGGCTGCTCCGCGCCGGGGTCTATGAGCTGATCGCGCGCATCGACGTTCCGGTGGCGACGATCATCGACGAATATATGGACGTCGCCCACGCCTTCTACGATCCGCGCGAGGCGAAGTTCGTCAACGGCTTGCTCGACGCGGTTGCGCGGTCGGTGCGGTCCTCCGCGACGACGGGTGCGTGA
- a CDS encoding aspartyl protease family protein has protein sequence MSIAMLAALAALSTNAAPPILPTIPPATIDETLEITGDAVAAEQSKTRMFIPVEVNGKGPYRFLVDSGADRSVIGSGLAAQLALPAGNIVKLQGMAGASRVGTVRIETIKLGQSVIDNIAAPALPERYLGAQGLVGIDALADQRLMLDFDKKTITVQDSRKPEMVSGGDEIVVTARRRNGQLILTAARVGNIPIYAVIDTGSEITMGNLALESRVFGTRRPPVPVPVILTSVTGQTLTANLATVANIHLGGIDLANVRVAFADAPPFRLFGLEHQPALLLGTDVLEAFRRVALDFRARRVRFTLRR, from the coding sequence ATGAGTATCGCGATGCTCGCCGCGCTCGCGGCCCTTTCGACCAATGCCGCGCCGCCGATCCTGCCGACGATCCCGCCGGCAACGATCGACGAGACGCTTGAAATCACCGGTGACGCCGTCGCCGCCGAGCAATCGAAGACGCGGATGTTCATTCCCGTCGAGGTCAACGGCAAGGGGCCGTACCGCTTCCTCGTCGACTCGGGGGCCGACCGCTCGGTGATCGGATCGGGTCTCGCGGCGCAACTCGCGCTGCCTGCCGGGAACATCGTCAAGCTCCAGGGGATGGCCGGAGCCTCGCGTGTCGGCACCGTCCGGATCGAGACGATCAAGCTCGGCCAGAGCGTGATCGACAACATTGCCGCGCCGGCGCTGCCTGAACGCTATCTCGGCGCACAGGGCCTCGTCGGGATCGACGCGCTCGCCGACCAGCGGCTGATGCTCGATTTCGATAAGAAGACGATCACCGTCCAGGATTCGCGCAAGCCCGAGATGGTCAGTGGCGGCGACGAGATCGTCGTCACCGCGCGCCGCCGCAACGGCCAGCTGATCCTCACCGCGGCGCGCGTCGGCAATATCCCGATCTACGCGGTGATCGATACCGGGTCGGAGATCACGATGGGTAATCTCGCGCTGGAGTCGCGCGTGTTCGGGACACGGCGGCCGCCGGTGCCGGTGCCCGTGATCCTGACAAGCGTGACCGGCCAGACGCTGACCGCGAACCTCGCGACGGTGGCGAATATCCACCTCGGCGGCATCGACCTTGCTAACGTGCGGGTCGCCTTTGCCGATGCGCCGCCGTTCCGCCTGTTCGGGCTGGAGCATCAGCCGGCGTTGCTGCTCGGCACCGATGTGCTGGAGGCGTTCCGCCGCGTCGCCCTCGACTTCCGCGCGCGGCGGGTCCGGTTTACCCTACGCCGATGA
- the ribH gene encoding 6,7-dimethyl-8-ribityllumazine synthase: MPHILIVEARFYDALADALLDGARATLDAAGATHETITVPGALEIPAAIGLASDVFDGFVALGTVIRGETYHFEVVASESARGIMALTLDGLAIGNGILTVENEAQAWARARKSEKDKGGEAATAALAMIALRERFAA, from the coding sequence ATGCCGCACATCCTGATCGTCGAAGCACGCTTCTACGATGCGCTCGCCGACGCGCTGCTCGATGGGGCGCGGGCAACGCTCGACGCCGCGGGCGCCACCCACGAGACGATCACGGTTCCGGGCGCGCTCGAAATCCCGGCGGCGATCGGGCTGGCGTCGGATGTGTTCGACGGTTTCGTCGCGCTCGGCACCGTCATCCGCGGCGAGACGTATCACTTCGAGGTCGTCGCGTCCGAGAGCGCGCGCGGGATCATGGCTCTAACCCTCGACGGCCTGGCGATTGGCAACGGCATCCTGACCGTCGAGAACGAGGCGCAGGCGTGGGCGCGCGCGCGGAAGTCAGAGAAGGACAAGGGCGGGGAGGCGGCGACGGCGGCGCTGGCGATGATAGCGCTGCGCGAGCGCTTCGCCGCCTAG
- the ribB gene encoding 3,4-dihydroxy-2-butanone-4-phosphate synthase, producing MTTIDRIRMLVGDSNESRSGLARAAGLHANSLRNLDEPDWNPTSDTLRKLETYLTRRSSPRALVGIEEIIDEAKNGRMFILVDDEDRENEGDLIIPAQMATPAAINFMAKHGRGLICLALAADRVKSLGLPLMARHNGTRHETAFTVSIEARDGVTTGISAADRARTVAVAIDASKDASHIVTPGHVFPLVARDGGVLVRAGHTEAAVDVSRLAGLNPSGVICEIMNDDGTMARLDDLLGFAAEHDLKIGTIRDLIAYRMKHDNLVACLAETPLDSRHGGRWTAKAYVNKAEGTEHMVLQKGHIDPAKPTLVRMHTMSMFTDLFAEDDSRSGQLQRAMDIIGDEGAGIVVIIRDGRSDAISTQMLARGHGESVALRDYGIGAQILVDLGVTDMVLLTNSHRTIVGLTGYGLTVVGERPIPGATD from the coding sequence ATGACAACGATCGATCGAATTCGGATGCTGGTCGGCGACAGTAATGAGAGCCGCTCGGGCCTCGCCCGCGCCGCTGGGCTCCACGCCAACTCGCTGCGCAATCTCGACGAGCCCGACTGGAATCCGACGAGCGACACGCTGCGCAAGCTAGAAACCTATCTCACCCGGCGGAGCTCGCCGCGCGCGCTGGTCGGGATTGAGGAGATCATCGACGAAGCGAAGAACGGCCGGATGTTCATCCTCGTCGACGACGAGGACCGCGAGAACGAGGGCGACCTGATTATCCCGGCGCAGATGGCGACCCCGGCGGCGATCAATTTCATGGCGAAGCACGGCCGCGGGCTGATCTGCCTCGCGCTCGCCGCCGACCGGGTCAAGTCGCTCGGCCTGCCGCTGATGGCGCGGCACAACGGCACCCGCCACGAGACCGCCTTCACTGTGTCGATCGAGGCGCGCGACGGCGTCACCACAGGGATCAGCGCCGCCGACCGTGCGCGAACCGTCGCGGTGGCGATCGACGCTTCGAAGGACGCGAGCCACATCGTCACCCCGGGCCACGTCTTCCCGCTCGTCGCGCGCGACGGCGGCGTGCTCGTCCGCGCCGGGCATACCGAGGCGGCGGTCGACGTCTCGCGCCTCGCCGGGCTCAACCCGTCGGGGGTGATCTGCGAGATCATGAACGACGATGGGACGATGGCGCGGTTGGATGATTTGCTCGGCTTTGCCGCGGAGCACGATCTCAAGATCGGCACGATCCGCGACTTGATCGCCTATCGGATGAAGCACGATAACCTCGTCGCCTGCCTCGCTGAAACCCCGCTCGACAGCCGCCACGGCGGGCGCTGGACCGCGAAGGCCTACGTCAACAAGGCCGAGGGGACTGAGCACATGGTCCTGCAGAAGGGCCATATCGACCCGGCCAAGCCGACGCTGGTGCGGATGCACACGATGTCGATGTTCACCGACCTGTTCGCCGAGGACGACAGCCGCTCGGGCCAGTTGCAGCGCGCGATGGACATCATCGGCGACGAGGGCGCGGGGATCGTCGTCATCATCCGCGACGGGCGGTCCGACGCGATCTCGACGCAGATGCTGGCGCGCGGGCATGGTGAGTCGGTCGCGCTCCGCGATTATGGCATCGGCGCGCAGATTCTCGTCGATCTTGGGGTGACCGACATGGTCCTGCTGACCAATTCGCACCGGACGATCGTTGGCCTGACCGGCTATGGCTTGACCGTCGTCGGCGAGCGGCCGATCCCCGGCGCAACGGATTAG
- a CDS encoding riboflavin synthase — MFTGIITDIGTVTAVEPRGDLRVRIATGYDTAGIALGASISCSGVCLTVVDKAPGEFAVDVSGETLRHSAAAQWTAGARLNLERALKVGDELGGHIVTGHVDAVGRVAALDREGGSIKLTIEAPASVAPFIAAKGSVALSGVSLTVNGVGPGADGGVRFDLNIIPHTGEWTTFGGLAVGDEVNVEIDVLARYLGRMRDVLTL; from the coding sequence ATGTTTACCGGCATCATCACCGACATCGGCACCGTCACCGCGGTCGAGCCGCGCGGCGACCTTCGCGTCCGCATCGCCACCGGATACGATACCGCCGGCATTGCGCTCGGCGCGTCGATTTCGTGCTCGGGGGTGTGCCTGACCGTCGTCGACAAGGCACCCGGCGAATTCGCCGTCGACGTCAGCGGCGAGACGCTCCGCCACAGCGCTGCGGCGCAATGGACGGCTGGTGCGCGGCTCAACCTCGAACGCGCGTTGAAGGTCGGCGATGAGCTCGGCGGCCACATCGTCACCGGTCATGTCGACGCCGTCGGGCGGGTCGCCGCGCTCGACCGCGAGGGCGGCTCGATCAAGCTGACGATCGAAGCGCCCGCGTCGGTCGCGCCGTTCATCGCGGCCAAGGGGTCGGTCGCGCTTAGCGGCGTGTCGCTGACGGTCAACGGCGTCGGTCCGGGAGCCGACGGCGGGGTCCGCTTCGACCTGAATATCATCCCGCACACGGGTGAATGGACGACCTTCGGCGGGCTGGCTGTCGGCGACGAGGTCAACGTCGAGATCGATGTGCTCGCGCGTTATCTCGGCCGCATGCGCGACGTGTTGACATTGTGA
- the ribD gene encoding bifunctional diaminohydroxyphosphoribosylaminopyrimidine deaminase/5-amino-6-(5-phosphoribosylamino)uracil reductase RibD, with product MDARDARWLGAALALAERGVGRTSPNPSVGCIIVADNRVVARGWTQPGGRPHAEAMALAAAGDAARGATAYVTLEPCAHISTRGPACSDLLIAARVARVVTSGIDPDPRTAGAGVARLRAAGIVVDVAAPALATAAERVNPGFFTRQRHGRAHITLKLAVSLDGCIALADGTSRWITGPAARRHAHLERARCDLIVVGGGTLVADDPMLDVRLDGLEDRAPQRAVLSATLEAIPAEARIGGARLLRDLSDLDVDPRILTVLVEGGAGVATSLLTADRVDRLLIYRAPIILGGRRGIGDLGLTDLSSAHGRWRLAAALTLGPDRVEEYDRVR from the coding sequence ATCGACGCTCGCGACGCACGATGGCTGGGGGCGGCGCTCGCCCTCGCCGAGCGTGGTGTCGGACGGACCAGCCCCAATCCGAGCGTCGGCTGCATCATCGTCGCCGATAATCGCGTCGTCGCGCGCGGCTGGACGCAACCCGGCGGCCGTCCGCATGCCGAGGCGATGGCGCTCGCGGCGGCGGGCGACGCTGCGCGCGGAGCGACCGCTTACGTCACGCTCGAACCCTGCGCGCATATCTCCACGCGGGGCCCGGCGTGCAGCGACCTGTTGATCGCCGCCCGGGTCGCCCGCGTCGTCACCAGCGGCATCGATCCCGATCCGCGCACCGCCGGAGCCGGGGTCGCCCGTTTGCGCGCGGCGGGGATCGTTGTCGATGTCGCGGCCCCGGCGCTCGCGACAGCTGCCGAGCGGGTCAACCCGGGCTTCTTCACGCGGCAGCGGCATGGCCGCGCGCACATCACGCTCAAGCTTGCGGTCTCGCTCGACGGCTGCATCGCGCTTGCCGACGGGACGAGCCGCTGGATCACCGGCCCGGCAGCACGACGCCACGCGCATCTCGAACGCGCGCGCTGCGACCTCATCGTCGTCGGCGGCGGGACGCTGGTCGCCGACGATCCGATGCTCGATGTCCGTCTCGACGGGCTCGAGGATCGCGCCCCACAACGGGCGGTGCTGAGCGCGACGCTCGAGGCGATCCCGGCGGAAGCGCGGATCGGCGGCGCGCGCCTCCTTCGCGACCTGTCCGACCTCGACGTCGATCCGCGCATCCTGACCGTGCTTGTCGAGGGCGGCGCGGGGGTGGCGACTTCGCTGCTTACCGCCGATCGCGTCGACCGGCTGCTGATCTACCGCGCGCCCATCATCCTCGGCGGGCGGCGCGGTATCGGCGATCTCGGCCTGACCGACCTCAGCAGCGCGCACGGCCGGTGGCGGCTTGCCGCGGCACTGACGCTCGGCCCCGACCGGGTTGAGGAATACGACCGGGTCCGATAG